One genomic segment of Deinococcus radiopugnans ATCC 19172 includes these proteins:
- the murD gene encoding UDP-N-acetylmuramoyl-L-alanine--D-glutamate ligase, with protein MTGEQGVGSTTAGGGRILIYGLGRSGRGAARFLAAEGWAAQWHDARPSAEDLALMEDLHFGRGDVNDLYRTVVAAPGVPIDHPDLQRLRGRGAEVIGEVTLAARLRPALPIVGVTGTAGKGGTTVLIASLLRACGVNAREGGNIDPPLLDVVDAAEVAVAELSSFQLERVPGLRLPVAVITNLGVDHLDRHRTVDAYHAAKLNITAGQQEGDVLIVPEGLTVRTRAEVRTFSPARLVLGSGESVLPTAELPASIHPANAAAALLAAEATLLRLGRPVPVDVLAAALRAAQPQRGRFETVARLGGVGFIDDSIATRTIAVQAALERAAPPIAWLVGGRDKGADLAPLREAARGRVKTVIAFGEDGETLARGLGLPFVTVPGADGDETMRAAVRAGLDALNGSGTVLLAPVGTSFDQFRDYAQRGDSFRRAARALTDAEARA; from the coding sequence GTGACTGGGGAACAGGGCGTGGGAAGCACAACGGCTGGAGGGGGGCGCATCCTGATCTACGGTCTGGGGCGCAGTGGGCGCGGCGCGGCGCGGTTTCTGGCCGCCGAGGGCTGGGCGGCCCAGTGGCACGATGCCCGGCCCTCGGCCGAGGATCTGGCGCTAATGGAAGATCTGCACTTCGGGCGCGGTGACGTGAATGACCTGTACCGGACCGTGGTGGCCGCGCCCGGCGTGCCCATCGATCATCCGGACCTGCAACGCCTGCGCGGACGCGGCGCAGAAGTGATCGGCGAGGTGACGCTGGCCGCCCGCCTGCGCCCGGCGCTGCCCATTGTGGGCGTAACCGGCACGGCGGGCAAGGGCGGGACCACGGTGCTGATCGCCTCGCTGCTGCGGGCCTGCGGCGTGAACGCGCGCGAGGGCGGCAACATCGACCCGCCGCTGCTGGACGTGGTGGACGCGGCGGAGGTGGCGGTGGCCGAACTGTCCAGCTTTCAACTGGAACGGGTGCCGGGCCTGCGCCTGCCGGTGGCCGTGATCACCAACCTGGGCGTGGACCATCTCGACCGCCACCGCACGGTGGACGCCTACCACGCCGCCAAGCTGAACATCACGGCGGGGCAGCAGGAAGGCGACGTTCTGATCGTGCCCGAGGGCCTGACCGTCCGCACGCGGGCGGAGGTGCGGACCTTCTCCCCGGCGCGGCTGGTGCTGGGCAGCGGCGAGAGCGTCCTGCCCACCGCCGAGCTGCCCGCATCCATCCATCCGGCCAACGCCGCCGCCGCGCTGCTGGCCGCCGAGGCAACGCTGCTGCGGCTGGGCCGTCCGGTCCCGGTGGACGTGCTGGCCGCCGCCCTGCGGGCCGCCCAGCCGCAGCGGGGCCGCTTCGAGACGGTGGCCCGGCTGGGCGGCGTGGGCTTTATCGACGACAGCATCGCCACCCGCACCATTGCGGTGCAGGCCGCGCTGGAACGCGCCGCGCCGCCGATTGCCTGGCTGGTGGGCGGGCGCGACAAGGGCGCGGACCTCGCCCCGCTGCGCGAAGCCGCGCGGGGCCGGGTCAAGACGGTGATCGCGTTCGGCGAGGACGGCGAGACGCTGGCCCGTGGGCTGGGCCTGCCCTTCGTGACGGTGCCCGGCGCGGACGGCGACGAGACCATGCGGGCCGCCGTGCGGGCGGGTCTGGACGCACTGAACGGCAGCGGCACCGTGCTGCTGGCCCCGGTGGGCACCAGCTTCGATCAGTTCCGCGACTATGCCCAGCGCGGCGACAGTTTCCGGCGCGCGGCGCGGGCGCTGACGGACGCAGAGGCCCGCGCGTGA
- a CDS encoding endo alpha-1,4 polygalactosaminidase, giving the protein MIPPLSPHLPLSVFYGPPTPQALKTLAGFRTVIVQTSLYTPAQLAALRGGGTRVLGYLSVGEDHPHGEYACTPGCAAYHLAVNPQWGSVTVDVRNPAWWAELLRRASAELQHADGLILDTLDSADPEGTLALVQTLRAAFPHVTLLSNRGFGLLPGLARLVDGVLFEGFSTTHTPAYAALDAQGLAYTAHWLGELRALGLNVCALDYADRPALAQAARSRAARLQVQTFVTDRALTLAGGLPCGSALWGPCATPETGVPAVAEASAISV; this is encoded by the coding sequence GTGATTCCACCGCTCTCGCCTCACCTGCCCCTGAGCGTCTTTTACGGCCCGCCCACCCCGCAGGCCCTGAAGACGCTGGCGGGCTTCCGCACAGTCATCGTGCAGACCAGCCTGTACACCCCGGCCCAGCTTGCCGCCTTGCGGGGCGGCGGGACACGGGTGCTGGGATACCTGAGCGTGGGCGAGGACCACCCACACGGGGAGTACGCCTGCACCCCCGGCTGCGCGGCCTACCATCTGGCGGTCAACCCGCAGTGGGGCAGCGTGACCGTGGATGTCCGCAACCCGGCGTGGTGGGCCGAGCTGCTGCGCCGCGCCAGCGCGGAACTTCAGCACGCCGATGGGCTGATTCTCGATACCCTGGACAGCGCGGACCCGGAGGGCACGCTGGCGCTGGTGCAGACGCTGCGGGCTGCCTTTCCGCACGTGACCCTGCTGTCAAACCGGGGCTTCGGGTTGCTGCCGGGGCTGGCGCGGCTGGTGGACGGGGTGCTGTTCGAGGGCTTTTCCACCACCCACACCCCGGCCTACGCCGCGCTGGACGCGCAGGGGCTGGCCTACACCGCCCACTGGCTCGGCGAACTGCGCGCCCTGGGCCTGAACGTCTGCGCGCTGGACTACGCCGACCGCCCGGCGCTGGCCCAGGCGGCCCGCTCGCGGGCGGCGCGCCTGCAGGTGCAGACCTTCGTCACCGACCGCGCCCTCACGCTGGCCGGCGGGCTGCCCTGCGGGTCTGCGCTGTGGGGACCGTGCGCCACACCCGAAACAGGTGTTCCCGCAGTGGCAGAGGCGTCAGCAATTTCCGTCTGA
- a CDS encoding DNA translocase FtsK has product MSKARAKISPPVSRFDGEALGLVLFAVGIFLAVTLLLPAEAGVGAGGTVTPGTGGTAGFMGGARSLLLGGLGWGAYLLPIIPVAYGTLVFLGRDLRNLTRRVLGGVIVVVSLLALHEVFQPGAAGQGAETVMRPLTSTLSYAAALLPLVTLTLGLELMLRLAPLSMLKAVFRQLSVWLGGASAGVQGAIEARQDGIESARARGGVRAGLMAHGRELDTLRRLYPEAQELKTQQAELKTAGREVRRHDEAGLKGLERDLKHWQESTRLFVGHAARDLRELVAREAPDAGADAEARAAEIRQGRHELSVALPSTQACDALERLRRGMVSEIQRLSGRAGKLERERLAAEKALVKPDSAALAREWPAHRERQVAWQELSRDFTAWRARADVYPGWPDLVSAFDRAPTEVATELAAALAEDTDATLREQDRWRARLAQAQEEALRRAEAITGAAPQETAAPAVPPALDFDFVNDGLADKGSASEASAPAAYDPDPGRAPMTLTASVDRGEWGAPPSAAPVAAPRSDHSGAVDPFADWDDDDLPFGPASSQGGPTLEAMPGGKGEPLLGTGGVRAGAPRPGTPPWESAAPAQPRAEKRPTNPVGAIALALPDDRLLDPIPAAAHNTAALEVSARQRAGLIDETLRHFNLQAKVVDYARGPTVTRYEIEPAPGEKISRIASLSNDLARALAVGGVRVEAPVPGKSVIGLEVPNAEREPVTFHQAAASPGFRNTRAKLPVILGKSIDGELMVGDLAKMPHLLVAGSTGSGKSVCVNTLITSLLFKYLPGELRFLMIDPKMVELTPYDGIPHLVRSVVTNPVDAAGVLLGAVAHMERRYKMMSAVGAKNLEQFNAKMRQTGETELPHLVIIIDELADLMITSPKEVESAIMRLAQMARATGMHLILATQRPSVDILTSLIKVNVPARIAFAVSSSHDSRTILDAMGAERLTGMGDMLFYQPGQVKPVRLQGPYISEAESARISDELRRMVFEDDFVEAYGADFEGEVMASGPGDRSGMDFSDPLLRQAAQICIEEGQGSVSKLQRRLSVGHARAGKLMDLLEAMGIVSKHQGSKPRDVLVTEADLPEYFG; this is encoded by the coding sequence ATGTCAAAGGCCCGCGCCAAAATTTCTCCCCCGGTCAGCCGCTTCGACGGCGAGGCGCTGGGCCTGGTGCTGTTCGCGGTGGGCATTTTTCTGGCGGTCACGCTGCTGCTGCCCGCCGAGGCCGGGGTGGGGGCGGGAGGCACGGTCACGCCCGGCACCGGCGGCACGGCCGGGTTCATGGGCGGGGCGCGCTCGCTGCTGCTGGGCGGCCTGGGCTGGGGTGCGTACCTGCTGCCGATCATTCCCGTGGCCTACGGCACCCTGGTGTTCCTGGGCCGCGACCTGCGCAACCTGACCCGCCGGGTGCTGGGCGGCGTGATCGTGGTGGTCTCGCTGCTGGCCCTGCACGAGGTCTTCCAGCCAGGCGCGGCGGGTCAGGGGGCCGAGACGGTCATGCGCCCGCTGACCTCCACCCTCAGCTACGCCGCGGCGCTGCTGCCGCTGGTCACGCTGACACTGGGCCTGGAGCTGATGCTGCGCCTGGCCCCGCTGAGCATGCTCAAGGCGGTCTTCCGGCAGCTGAGCGTGTGGCTGGGCGGCGCGTCGGCCGGAGTCCAGGGGGCCATCGAGGCCCGTCAGGACGGCATCGAGTCGGCCCGTGCCCGCGGCGGCGTTCGCGCCGGACTGATGGCCCACGGACGCGAGCTGGACACGCTGCGCCGCCTGTATCCCGAGGCACAGGAGCTCAAGACCCAGCAGGCCGAACTCAAGACGGCCGGGCGCGAGGTGCGCCGCCACGACGAGGCGGGCCTCAAGGGGCTGGAGCGGGACCTGAAGCACTGGCAGGAGAGCACGCGCCTGTTCGTCGGTCACGCGGCCCGCGACCTGCGCGAGCTGGTGGCGCGCGAGGCCCCCGACGCCGGGGCCGACGCCGAGGCCCGCGCCGCCGAGATCCGCCAGGGCCGCCACGAACTGAGCGTGGCGCTGCCCAGCACCCAGGCGTGTGACGCGCTCGAACGCCTGCGCCGGGGCATGGTCTCCGAGATCCAGCGCCTGTCCGGGCGGGCCGGCAAGCTGGAGCGCGAGCGGCTGGCCGCCGAGAAGGCGCTGGTCAAGCCCGACAGCGCCGCGCTGGCCCGCGAGTGGCCCGCCCACCGCGAACGGCAGGTGGCGTGGCAGGAACTCAGCCGCGATTTCACGGCCTGGCGTGCGCGCGCCGACGTCTACCCCGGCTGGCCCGACCTGGTGTCGGCCTTCGACCGCGCCCCCACCGAGGTGGCCACCGAGCTGGCCGCGGCGCTGGCCGAGGACACGGACGCCACCCTGCGCGAGCAGGACCGCTGGCGCGCCCGGCTGGCGCAGGCCCAGGAAGAAGCCCTGCGCCGCGCCGAGGCCATCACCGGCGCGGCCCCCCAGGAAACCGCGGCCCCCGCCGTGCCGCCGGCCCTGGACTTCGACTTCGTGAATGATGGCCTTGCCGACAAGGGCTCTGCCAGCGAAGCGTCGGCCCCTGCCGCCTACGATCCTGACCCAGGCAGGGCGCCCATGACCCTCACCGCGTCGGTGGACCGGGGGGAGTGGGGCGCGCCGCCCAGTGCGGCCCCAGTAGCCGCCCCACGGTCAGACCACAGCGGCGCCGTCGATCCCTTCGCCGACTGGGACGACGATGACCTGCCGTTCGGACCTGCGTCCTCTCAAGGAGGCCCGACGCTGGAAGCCATGCCCGGCGGCAAGGGCGAACCGCTGCTGGGCACAGGCGGCGTGCGCGCCGGTGCGCCCAGACCCGGCACGCCGCCGTGGGAAAGCGCCGCTCCAGCTCAGCCCAGGGCGGAGAAGCGCCCCACCAACCCCGTCGGTGCCATCGCGCTGGCCCTGCCCGATGACCGCCTGCTTGATCCCATCCCGGCGGCGGCGCACAACACGGCGGCGCTGGAAGTCTCGGCGCGGCAGCGGGCGGGGCTGATCGACGAGACGCTGCGGCACTTCAACCTTCAGGCCAAGGTGGTGGACTACGCGCGCGGCCCCACGGTGACGCGCTACGAGATCGAGCCGGCGCCCGGCGAGAAGATCAGCCGGATTGCCAGCCTGTCCAACGATCTGGCCCGCGCCCTGGCGGTGGGTGGCGTGCGTGTGGAGGCTCCGGTGCCGGGCAAGAGCGTGATCGGCCTGGAAGTGCCCAATGCCGAGCGCGAACCGGTGACCTTTCACCAGGCCGCCGCGTCCCCCGGCTTCCGCAATACCCGCGCCAAGCTGCCGGTCATCCTGGGCAAGAGCATCGACGGCGAGCTGATGGTGGGCGACCTCGCCAAGATGCCGCACCTGCTGGTGGCGGGCAGCACCGGCTCGGGCAAGTCGGTGTGCGTCAACACGCTGATCACCTCGCTGCTGTTCAAGTACCTGCCGGGCGAGCTGCGCTTCCTGATGATCGATCCCAAGATGGTGGAACTCACGCCCTACGACGGCATTCCCCATCTGGTTCGCAGCGTGGTGACCAACCCGGTGGACGCGGCGGGCGTGCTGCTGGGCGCGGTGGCCCACATGGAACGGCGCTACAAGATGATGAGCGCGGTGGGCGCCAAGAATCTGGAGCAGTTCAATGCCAAGATGCGCCAGACCGGCGAGACCGAGCTGCCGCATCTGGTGATCATCATCGACGAGCTGGCCGACCTGATGATCACCAGCCCCAAGGAAGTCGAGTCCGCGATTATGCGGCTGGCCCAGATGGCCCGCGCCACCGGCATGCACCTGATCCTGGCGACGCAGCGCCCCAGCGTGGACATCCTGACCAGCCTGATCAAGGTCAACGTCCCGGCCCGCATCGCCTTCGCGGTCAGCAGCAGCCACGACTCGCGCACCATTCTGGACGCCATGGGGGCCGAGCGCCTGACCGGCATGGGCGACATGCTGTTCTACCAGCCGGGGCAGGTCAAACCGGTGCGCCTGCAGGGGCCGTACATCTCCGAGGCCGAATCCGCCCGCATCAGCGACGAGCTGCGCCGCATGGTCTTCGAGGACGACTTCGTCGAGGCCTACGGCGCGGATTTCGAGGGCGAGGTGATGGCCAGCGGCCCCGGCGACCGCAGCGGCATGGATTTCAGTGACCCGCTGCTGCGGCAGGCCGCGCAGATCTGCATTGAGGAGGGCCAGGGCAGCGTGTCCAAATTGCAGCGCCGCCTGAGTGTGGGTCATGCCCGCGCCGGCAAACTGATGGACCTGCTCGAAGCCATGGGCATCGTCAGCAAGCACCAGGGCAGCAAACCGCGCGACGTGCTGGTGACGGAAGCTGACTTGCCCGAGTACTTCGGCTGA
- a CDS encoding Mov34/MPN/PAD-1 family protein: protein MSLILPAALADALWAHAAREAPRECVGALGGTGHTAEDGGDGPARAQALYPLPNISPSPEREYLADPVQLLRALKAMREGGLALVALYHSHPRGPAQPSVTDVRLAAYPVPYVIADLESRLLRAYRLPQGTAVELRVED from the coding sequence GTGTCCCTGATTCTGCCTGCCGCTTTGGCCGACGCGCTGTGGGCACACGCAGCCCGTGAGGCCCCGCGCGAGTGCGTGGGAGCGCTGGGCGGCACCGGCCACACGGCAGAAGACGGCGGCGACGGGCCGGCCCGCGCCCAGGCGCTGTACCCGCTGCCCAACATCTCCCCCAGTCCCGAGCGCGAGTATCTGGCGGACCCGGTGCAGCTGCTGCGGGCGCTCAAGGCCATGCGGGAGGGCGGCTTGGCGCTGGTGGCGCTGTACCACAGCCACCCGCGCGGCCCGGCACAGCCCAGCGTCACCGACGTGCGGCTGGCGGCCTACCCGGTGCCGTACGTGATCGCCGATCTGGAGAGCCGCTTGCTGCGCGCCTACCGGCTGCCGCAGGGCACGGCGGTGGAGTTGCGGGTGGAGGACTGA
- a CDS encoding FtsW/RodA/SpoVE family cell cycle protein yields the protein MSIQLIIAQVLLMVLGLLGVAAARPDLIVEHAWKTALALGITFLVARLRPKSFLKLGPPFWALTLVLLILVLFVGVGTEESSATKRWLDLGGPLRFQPSELAKLGLVMMLASFFSRRGVQNKLVSATLMILITTGLVFAEPDLGSSVLMFGLGIILMYAAGVRISNITGFLFALGLAALPLFSRYLEQHPYILARWQGHQARDEERAVGLDQIGFAHRDLTWGGWWGQGPDGRRYEYFAAHTDMVVASVGFTTGLLGVVTLLFCYWLIVSVALQTSQLAARIRPMTPEIHGASILATGTMFMIVGQALVNLAVAAGIFPVTGVPLPLVSFGFSSMLTMSVALGIIHSALREVRRNLPETDARPAEGTADRREELELSAE from the coding sequence GTGAGCATCCAGCTGATCATCGCGCAGGTGCTGCTGATGGTGCTGGGCCTGCTGGGGGTGGCCGCCGCACGCCCGGACCTGATCGTGGAACACGCCTGGAAAACGGCGCTGGCGCTGGGCATCACCTTTCTGGTGGCCCGGCTGCGGCCCAAGAGCTTTTTAAAGCTGGGGCCGCCGTTCTGGGCGCTGACGCTGGTGCTGCTGATCCTGGTGCTGTTTGTGGGGGTGGGCACCGAGGAGAGCAGCGCCACCAAACGCTGGCTGGACCTGGGCGGCCCCCTGCGGTTCCAGCCGTCCGAACTGGCCAAGCTGGGACTGGTGATGATGCTGGCCTCGTTCTTCTCGCGCCGGGGCGTGCAGAACAAGCTGGTCAGCGCCACCCTGATGATTCTGATCACCACCGGGCTGGTCTTCGCCGAGCCGGACCTGGGCAGCAGCGTCTTGATGTTCGGGCTGGGCATCATCTTGATGTACGCCGCCGGGGTGCGCATCAGCAACATCACCGGCTTTCTGTTCGCGCTGGGGCTGGCGGCGCTGCCGCTGTTCTCGCGGTATCTGGAGCAGCATCCCTACATCCTGGCGCGCTGGCAGGGCCACCAGGCGCGGGACGAGGAGCGGGCGGTGGGCCTGGACCAGATCGGCTTCGCTCACCGCGACCTGACCTGGGGCGGCTGGTGGGGTCAGGGACCGGACGGGCGGCGCTACGAGTATTTCGCCGCCCACACCGACATGGTGGTGGCCTCGGTGGGCTTTACCACCGGGCTGCTGGGCGTGGTCACGCTGCTGTTCTGCTACTGGCTGATCGTGTCGGTGGCGCTGCAGACCTCGCAACTGGCCGCGCGCATCCGGCCCATGACGCCGGAAATCCACGGGGCCAGCATTCTGGCGACCGGCACGATGTTCATGATCGTGGGTCAGGCGCTGGTGAACCTGGCCGTCGCCGCCGGGATCTTTCCGGTCACGGGGGTGCCGCTGCCGCTGGTCAGCTTCGGCTTTTCCAGCATGCTCACCATGAGCGTGGCGCTGGGCATCATCCACTCGGCCCTGCGCGAGGTCAGGCGCAACCTGCCCGAAACGGACGCCCGGCCCGCCGAGGGGACGGCAGACCGGCGCGAGGAGCTGGAATTGAGTGCCGAATAG
- a CDS encoding metallophosphoesterase family protein, which translates to MRLAIIADIHGNLDALRAVLADAQAQGAEQIVVNGDVVNRGPDSVAALETLLARDDVSFTLGNHDDLLRLWDARSADLPADWFSDPFWGATDWSATQLDRAGLLHVPADWPMTHTLKLPGLPPVLIAHGSPLHYREGVSERTRPERVQELSAGHGVLIGSHIHRPAQAQVGGVLVLNTGAVGAPANGDPRAQYLLLTAAPVGWQVEFRAVPYDRAGVLARFDSSGLLDTGLSAQIFREEILTSRSMYTPYWQWTEDTGTPRTPHTWEAFLRRQLTRH; encoded by the coding sequence ATGCGCCTGGCAATCATCGCGGATATCCACGGCAACCTGGACGCCCTGCGGGCCGTGCTGGCCGACGCGCAGGCCCAGGGAGCCGAGCAGATCGTGGTCAACGGCGACGTGGTCAACCGGGGGCCGGATTCGGTGGCCGCCCTAGAGACGCTGCTGGCACGGGACGACGTGAGCTTCACGCTGGGCAACCACGACGACCTGTTGCGGCTATGGGACGCCCGCAGCGCGGACCTGCCTGCGGACTGGTTCAGTGACCCCTTCTGGGGCGCCACCGACTGGAGCGCCACGCAACTGGACCGGGCCGGACTGCTGCACGTGCCGGCCGACTGGCCCATGACCCACACTCTGAAGCTTCCGGGGCTGCCGCCCGTGCTGATTGCGCACGGCTCGCCGCTGCACTACCGCGAGGGCGTCAGCGAGCGGACGCGGCCGGAGCGCGTGCAGGAACTGAGCGCTGGGCATGGCGTGCTGATCGGGTCACACATTCACCGTCCGGCCCAGGCGCAGGTCGGCGGCGTGCTGGTACTGAACACTGGGGCCGTGGGAGCGCCCGCCAACGGGGATCCACGCGCCCAGTACCTGCTGCTGACGGCCGCCCCCGTGGGCTGGCAGGTGGAATTCCGGGCCGTGCCGTATGACCGCGCGGGCGTGCTGGCCCGCTTCGACAGCAGCGGCCTGCTGGACACCGGCCTCAGCGCGCAGATCTTCAGGGAGGAGATCCTCACCTCGCGCAGTATGTACACGCCGTACTGGCAATGGACCGAGGACACAGGGACACCCCGTACGCCCCACACCTGGGAAGCCTTTTTGAGGCGACAGCTCACCCGGCATTGA
- a CDS encoding sulfocyanin-like copper-binding protein — protein MKTILFVAGALLLGQASAASYVSNDAASKTATITVNAGEGTDNGGLNFNGADHGKKGFVIPAGWTVKMVFKNMGNMPHSAIVTKGRTPPNTVTAKDAAFPKAYTAKLVEGVAGGSKAQTVVFKVGQAGTYNLVCGVPGHNLGGQWVGFVVSSTAKTASFK, from the coding sequence ATGAAAACCATTCTGTTCGTCGCCGGAGCGCTGCTGCTGGGTCAGGCCAGCGCCGCCAGCTATGTCAGCAACGACGCGGCCTCCAAGACCGCCACGATCACGGTCAACGCCGGGGAAGGCACCGACAACGGCGGCCTGAACTTCAACGGGGCCGACCACGGCAAGAAGGGCTTCGTCATTCCTGCCGGCTGGACCGTCAAGATGGTCTTCAAGAATATGGGCAACATGCCGCACAGCGCCATCGTCACCAAGGGCAGGACCCCGCCCAACACGGTCACGGCCAAGGACGCGGCCTTCCCCAAGGCCTACACGGCCAAGCTCGTCGAGGGTGTGGCGGGCGGCAGCAAGGCCCAGACCGTGGTGTTCAAGGTGGGCCAGGCCGGAACCTACAATCTGGTGTGCGGCGTGCCGGGACACAACCTGGGCGGCCAATGGGTGGGCTTCGTGGTGTCCAGCACCGCCAAAACGGCCAGCTTCAAGTAA
- a CDS encoding fasciclin domain-containing protein, with amino-acid sequence MKKQTSLVTLGLLLATPALAGGAGAPVAKPAPACMSIAQIVASDPNFSTLATAVEAAGLTETLQGGSYTVFAPTNAAFAKLPSDTLAAVLNDQDMLKSILLYHVVPGKVTAKQVTGMTSGKTAEGSSFLVTVSDGKVMIDNATVTKADVVACNGIVHVIDTVLMPAPAVAEAPVAEAPVAEAPAAETPVAEAPAAETPVAEAPAAEEPVAQAAPEMPAAPPAVSVADIPALPLSGATINADAAAATTETTTTTDTTTATDTAATTDTTTDTAATDTAATDTATTDATTTDTATTATETVDTVITEAAADAADSAEMNTNSLYDVIVADDRFSTLRDLLSDAGLTDILMDNEYTIFAPSNEAFAAVDPETLALIASDPDTLQQVLLYHVVTGKMTAEQVAGVTQISSLEGSSLNVKKDGDTQMVGDAKVTGTVDTADNGVIYLIDKVLLPPTLKLPAPPTPEEAPAAAAPATTTEAPAATTDTSAATTAAPAAPAATAAPATPAPATATTAPAAPAPAPAPAATATTTTATGAETLVSRLKGEAQFSTLLSLIEKAGLADALMATDVTIFAPTNDAFAKVPQATLDALMADDAKLKQVLSFHVVSGRVTDADLMGTQLRSLENSSLDLKNEAGVLQIGVATNGVITGATVNTTPIIVGNSAVYPIDAVLIPPDLTLGEAAPAAAATATAPAAPAAPAPVAVPPAAPVSPTPAAATGAMTLEQRLAAEPQFSTLLSLLQTAELTTPLMAADVTIFAPTNDAFAKVPKATLDRLMADKALLKQVLSFHVVSGNVTDAELKSTQLRSLEGSSLDLQDKAGVLMIGVLEGGNITGATVNVTPILVGNSAIYPIDSVLIPPTFK; translated from the coding sequence ATGAAGAAGCAGACCAGTCTCGTTACGCTTGGCTTACTCCTGGCGACCCCCGCCCTGGCTGGCGGCGCCGGTGCGCCGGTGGCCAAGCCCGCTCCCGCCTGCATGTCCATCGCGCAGATCGTGGCCAGCGATCCCAATTTCAGCACGCTGGCGACGGCGGTGGAAGCGGCCGGACTGACCGAGACGCTTCAGGGCGGCAGCTACACGGTGTTCGCGCCGACCAACGCTGCCTTCGCCAAGCTGCCCAGCGACACCCTGGCCGCGGTCCTGAACGACCAGGACATGCTCAAGAGCATTCTGCTGTACCACGTCGTTCCCGGCAAGGTCACCGCCAAGCAGGTCACCGGCATGACGTCGGGCAAGACGGCCGAGGGCTCAAGCTTCCTGGTGACGGTCAGTGACGGCAAGGTCATGATCGACAACGCCACGGTCACCAAGGCCGATGTGGTGGCCTGCAACGGTATCGTCCACGTGATCGACACCGTGCTGATGCCAGCTCCGGCCGTCGCAGAAGCGCCTGTCGCTGAAGCCCCAGTTGCAGAGGCACCGGCAGCCGAAACCCCTGTGGCTGAGGCCCCTGCCGCTGAAACCCCAGTTGCAGAAGCCCCTGCTGCCGAGGAGCCGGTGGCCCAGGCCGCGCCGGAAATGCCCGCCGCCCCGCCTGCCGTCAGCGTCGCCGACATTCCGGCCCTGCCCCTGAGCGGCGCGACCATCAACGCCGACGCTGCGGCCGCGACCACCGAGACCACGACAACGACGGATACCACCACGGCCACCGACACCGCCGCGACCACGGATACCACCACTGATACGGCGGCCACTGATACGGCGGCCACGGATACCGCAACCACGGACGCGACGACCACTGACACAGCTACGACTGCGACGGAAACCGTGGACACGGTCATCACCGAGGCCGCCGCGGACGCCGCCGACAGCGCCGAGATGAACACCAACTCGCTGTACGACGTGATCGTGGCCGACGACCGCTTCAGCACCCTGCGCGATCTGCTGAGCGATGCGGGCCTCACCGACATCCTGATGGACAACGAGTACACCATCTTCGCGCCCAGCAACGAGGCGTTCGCGGCCGTTGATCCTGAGACCCTGGCGCTGATCGCCAGCGATCCCGACACCCTGCAGCAGGTGCTGCTGTACCACGTCGTGACCGGCAAGATGACGGCCGAGCAGGTGGCCGGGGTCACGCAGATCAGCAGCCTGGAAGGCAGCAGCCTGAACGTCAAGAAGGACGGCGACACCCAGATGGTCGGCGACGCCAAGGTGACGGGTACCGTGGACACCGCCGACAATGGCGTCATCTACCTGATCGATAAGGTGCTGCTGCCCCCCACCCTGAAGCTGCCTGCCCCGCCCACCCCGGAAGAGGCTCCAGCTGCGGCAGCGCCAGCCACCACCACGGAAGCGCCTGCGGCGACGACTGATACCAGTGCGGCCACCACGGCGGCCCCAGCCGCGCCTGCGGCCACCGCTGCTCCGGCCACTCCGGCCCCGGCCACCGCAACCACGGCGCCTGCAGCCCCAGCACCCGCTCCGGCTCCTGCGGCAACGGCGACCACCACCACGGCAACCGGCGCGGAAACGCTGGTCTCACGCCTGAAGGGCGAGGCGCAGTTCAGCACCCTGCTGAGCCTGATCGAGAAGGCCGGACTGGCCGACGCCCTGATGGCCACCGACGTGACCATCTTCGCCCCCACCAACGACGCCTTCGCCAAGGTGCCCCAGGCCACCCTGGACGCGCTGATGGCCGACGACGCCAAGCTCAAGCAGGTCCTGTCCTTCCACGTCGTCTCCGGCCGCGTGACCGACGCCGACCTGATGGGCACCCAACTGCGTAGCCTGGAAAACAGCAGCCTGGACCTGAAGAACGAGGCCGGCGTGCTGCAGATTGGTGTGGCGACCAACGGCGTCATCACCGGCGCGACCGTGAACACCACCCCCATCATCGTGGGCAACAGCGCCGTCTACCCCATCGACGCCGTTCTGATTCCCCCGGATCTGACGCTGGGTGAGGCTGCGCCCGCCGCTGCGGCGACGGCGACGGCCCCGGCTGCGCCCGCTGCCCCGGCCCCGGTGGCCGTGCCGCCCGCCGCCCCCGTTTCGCCGACTCCTGCCGCCGCCACCGGGGCCATGACCCTGGAACAGCGCCTGGCCGCCGAGCCGCAGTTCAGCACCCTGCTGAGCCTGCTGCAGACCGCCGAGCTGACCACCCCGCTGATGGCCGCCGACGTGACCATCTTCGCGCCCACCAACGACGCCTTCGCCAAGGTGCCCAAGGCGACGCTGGACCGCCTGATGGCCGACAAGGCGCTGCTCAAGCAGGTGCTGAGCTTCCACGTCGTCTCGGGCAACGTGACCGACGCCGAGTTGAAGAGCACCCAGCTGCGCAGCCTGGAAGGCAGCAGCCTGGACCTGCAGGACAAGGCCGGCGTGCTGATGATCGGCGTTCTTGAAGGCGGCAACATCACCGGCGCCACCGTGAACGTCACTCCGATCCTGGTGGGCAACAGCGCCATCTATCCCATCGACTCGGTGCTGATTCCCCCCACCTTCAAGTAA